One Belonocnema kinseyi isolate 2016_QV_RU_SX_M_011 chromosome 6, B_treatae_v1, whole genome shotgun sequence genomic region harbors:
- the LOC117175204 gene encoding toll-like receptor 6 — MKGYGSFERVTAVRVLFFLLLVDHALAVSSTPSPKLQLPEYCAWDLRVEGTINCVFRSQRNHSSRMNFTQIASDYVTSLNVACERYEHQGSEVVDVDEFLRLWKLRALRLIACDFAIWYEKALGRYRDLRNLTIEAAVNKKNELGLEMDKNAFAGIPQIEMIDLSWNKIRGIPGETFCPLSNLVSLNVSHNSLEAVTELGFNDLKEILDQPSVSCLLDIKTLDVSDNRIKELPGYAFSKLRRLNVLDLSENEINAIADKAFHGLRSLKTLNLSNNRISALPAEVFKEAVNSLKELKLRNNSIDLFPPGLVANMNQLVALDVSSNLLTSTGLSSETFSGLIRLVLLDLSNNKIDTLDPAIFSDLYTLQILNLRYNDIATIPADTFSPMSNLHSLEISHNRLEYLDAHSLSGLFALSLLNMDFNLLEDIHPDAFRNCSSIQDLHLSGNNFEIVPPALKDMRLLRTLDLGENQIRDFDKLNLEGMSSLYGLRLMGNEIANVTQDALIELPALQILNLAKNKIEYVEEEAFSMNPTLQAIRLDSNLLRDISKSFANATSLLWLNVSDNLIDLFDYGFLPERLQWLDLHKNSINDLGVATKVSKLQTLDVSFNKLTKIRGNNLPNSLELIFLNDNLITSVEPQTFFDKENLTRVDLYSNQILRMELSAFQLAQISKDRLLPEFYIGGNPFICDCTTEWLQRINHLNLKQHPKVMDLELVYCKLPYDRRRSFIPLMEAKSSQFLCSYNTHCFALCHCCDFDACDCEMTCPLNCSCYHDESWSANVVDCSNSGYDKIPGRVPMDATEVYLDGNDFGELNSHSFIGRKNLEILYANNSNIAMISNNTFSGLKRLVSLHLEHNRITIFSDAILVPIENLKELYLQHNLLEFIEDSTFLPLRYLEVLHLNNNRLKTFALWQLGRNPYLVDVMLSGNPWNCDCSYVDQAGNWMFQNKEKISDWRQITCSLGIPMITLVNGSVVYCAALTNTSSTIKVRPFGAYLPLLLATGVLSLILIGLICGALRHNRVIRAWTANRYRFRTCYKTAAFEDRQKPFDACISYSAVDEPFVSGILVPGLEASYRLCLHYRDLGEGSGMMNAIAEAAESSRRTILVLSENFLHSEWLTCEFKGALREALKRKDRSVILLLVGEACPRDLDRDLKKIISSHTVLVWGEKLFWRKLRFAMPDVSTIPALERPPLLPTPPPPPQIRWA, encoded by the coding sequence AGGCGCTCGGCCGTTATCGGGATCTTCGGAACCTGACAATTGAAGCCgctgtcaacaaaaaaaatgaactggGTTTAGAGATGGATAAGAATGCTTTTGCAGGGATACCGCAGATAGAGATGATCGATCTCTCATGGAACAAGATCAGGGGAATACCGGGAGAAACCTTTTGTCCATTGTCCAATCTTGTTTCTTTGAATGTGTCCCACAATTCTTTAGAAGCGGTTACGGAACTGGGATTCAACGATCTCAAAGAAATACTCGATCAGCCTTCTGTATCGTGTTTGCTGGACATTAAAACGTTGGATGTCTCCGATAATAGAATCAAAGAATTACCAGGGTACGCCTTCTCGAAGCTGAGGCGTTTGAATGTGCTCGATTTATCGGAAAACGAGATAAACGCAATCGCGGATAAAGCTTTCCACGGTCTTCGGTCACTAAAGACCCTCAATCTTTCGAACAACAGAATAAGTGCCCTGCCCGCTGAAGTGTTTAAAGAggctgtaaattctttgaaagagTTGAAACTGAGGAACAATTCCATTGACCTTTTTCCACCCGGTCTTGTGGCCAACATGAATCAACTCGTCGCCCTTGACGTTTCAAGTAATTTGCTAACGAGTACGGGTCTCAGTTCCGAAACCTTCTCGGGATTAATTCGACTCGTGCTGCTTGACCTCTCCAATAATAAAATCGACACCCTGGATCCAGCAATATTTAGCGATCTTTACACACTCCAGATACTTAATTTACGTTACAATGACATAGCGACGATTCCCGCTGACACGTTTTCACCGATGAGTAACCTACACAGCCTCGAGATCTCCCACAATCGTCTCGAGTACCTCGATGCGCATTCACTGAGTGGGTTGTTTGCATTGTCGCTCTTGAATATGGATTTCAACCTGTTGGAGGACATTCATCCGGACGCATTCCGAAACTGTTCCAGTATACAAGACCTCCACTTGTCGGGAAACAACTTTGAAATCGTCCCACCGGCACTAAAGGACATGCGACTCTTGAGAACTCTCGACCTGGGGGAAAACCAGATTCGCGACTTTGACAAACTCAACTTGGAAGGGATGTCAAGCCTCTACGGTTTGAGATTAATGGGCAATGAAATTGCGAACGTCACCCAGGATGCTTTAATAGAGTTACCGGCTCTGCAGATTCTCAACCTTGCCAAAAACAAGATCGAGTACGTGGAGGAGGAGGCCTTCTCCATGAACCCAACCTTGCAAGCTATCCGTTTGGATTCCAATCTCCTTCGGGATATCTCAAAATCCTTCGCCAATGCAACCAGTTTGCTTTGGCTCAACGTTTCCGATAATCTGATCGACCTCTTTGATTATGGCTTCCTACCAGAGAGACTGCAGTGGCTCGATCTCCACAAGAATTCTATAAATGATTTGGGAGTTGCAACAAAAGTCTCCAAACTCCAGACGCTCGATGTGTCTTTTAACAAATTGACGAAAATCCGAGGAAATAACCTGCCCAATTCCCTCGAATTGATTTTCCTTAATGACAACCTGATTACTTCAGTTGAACCACAAACTTTCTTTGACAAAGAGAATCTCACAAGAGTCGATCTGTATTCTAACCAAATTCTCCGGATGGAACTTTCAGCCTTCCAATTAGCCCAGATCTCCAAAGATCGGCTTCTTCCAGAATTTTATATTGGGGGGAATCCCTTCATCTGTGATTGCACTACCGAATGGCTCCAGAGGATAAATCACTTGAATCTAAAGCAACATCCAAAAGTAATGGATCTGGAATTGGTATACTGCAAGCTGCCGTACGATCGGCGCCGATCTTTTATTCCCCTCATGGAAGCAAAATCTTCCCAGTTTCTCTGTAGTTATAACACCCACTGCTTCGCCCTCTGTCATTGTTGCGATTTTGACGCCTGCGACTGTGAAATGACCTGTCCCCTAAACTGCAGTTGCTATCACGACGAATCTTGGTCCGCCAACGTCGTCGACTGCTCAAACTCCGGCTACGATAAGATCCCCGGACGAGTGCCAATGGACGCCACCGAGGTCTATCTCGACGGAAACGACTTCGGAGAATTGAATTCCCACTCCTTCATCGGTAGAAAGAACCTCGAGATCCTCTACGCCAACAACAGCAATATCGCGATGATCAGCAACAACACTTTCAGTGGCCTCAAGAGACTCGTCTCTCTGCATCTGGAACATAACAGGATAACCATTTTCAGCGATGCCATTCTCGTCCCGATCGAGAACCTAAAGGAACTTTACCTACAGCACAATCTTCTCGAATTTATAGAAGACTCTACCTTTTTACCACTTCGTTATCTCGAAGTCCTGCATCTGAACAACAACCGGCTAAAAACTTTCGCCCTTTGGCAATTGGGTCGGAATCCATACCTGGTCGACGTTATGTTGTCGGGTAATCCGTGGAACTGTGACTGCTCGTATGTGGATCAAGCGGGTAATTGGATGTTCCAGAACAAAGAGAAGATTAGCGACTGGAGACAGATCACCTGTTCCCTGGGAATACCCATGATTACTCTCGTAAATGGGTCTGTAGTCTATTGTGCTGCGTTGACTAACACATCGTCAACGATCAAAGTACGTCCCTTCGGGGCATATTTGCCACTGCTGCTGGCCACAGGGGTCCTTTCTTTGATACTCATTGGCCTCATATGCGGCGCGTTAAGGCACAACCGGGTCATTCGCGCCTGGACTGCAAATAGGTATCGCTTTCGAACCTGTTATAAAACAGCAGCGTTCGAAGATCGGCAGAAGCCTTTCGACGCCTGCATTTCATATTCGGCAGTTGATGAACCTTTTGTTTCTGGGATCTTGGTGCCCGGACTTGAAGCCTCATACAGGCTGTGTTTACACTATAGGGATTTGGGGGAAGGAAGTGGTATGATGAACGCTATAGCCGAAGCTGCTGAATCTTCGCGGCGTACTATTTTGGTATTATCAGAAAATTTTCTGCACAGCGAGTGGCTGACGTGCGAATTCAAAGGGGCTCTGAGAGAAGCTCTTAAACGAAAGGATCGCTCGGTAATTTTGCTACTCGTCGGCGAAGCATGCCCGAGGGATTTGGACAGGGATCTCAAGAAAATCATCTCCTCTCACACGGTGTTGGTGTGGGGCGAAAAATTATTCTGGCGAAAACTGAGGTTCGCGATGCCCGACGTTTCCACAATTCCGGCACTCGAGAGGCCTCCACTATTACCAACTCCGCCACCACCGCCTCAGATTCGTTGGGCGTAG